The Sediminispirochaeta bajacaliforniensis DSM 16054 genome window below encodes:
- a CDS encoding ABC transporter ATP-binding protein — protein sequence MDTHETVLEMRGITKIFPGVVANDSINFDLRKGEVHALLGENGAGKSTLMGILSGVYQPTEGTIVLEGSPVCFDSARDAILNGIGMVYQHFMLVPKLTVAENIMLGIKRPKEPLLQIDKASEQIVAFARTYDMDLDPEQKVASLTVGQQQRVEIVKALFRGAKVLVLDEPTAVLTPKETHELFSMIKMLTDQNFSVIFISHKIDEVIEISNRISVLRRGKLEATIDNEGVSKKELAGLMVGRDVSFCVEKTPCCPGNSVLALEGVGLKDREGRALLKDVNFEVHEGEILGVAGVDGNGQDELLEVITGLRSASEGSVCIVGQEVLGKSPRQILEMGLAHIPADRQARGLVLNMDIKENFIINDYYRSPHSKRDIISWPFVRKHTKENIERFDVRTSSIDTPVSTLSGGNQQKLILARELHGKPVLLAAMHATRGLDVGAIEYVHQRILEQRAAGTAILYISTELEELMSLSDRIAVMFRGEIMGIVRPEEVTIDQIGLMMAGSIT from the coding sequence ATGGATACGCATGAAACAGTCCTGGAAATGAGAGGAATTACCAAGATTTTTCCCGGTGTCGTTGCCAATGATTCTATCAATTTTGATCTACGAAAGGGTGAAGTCCACGCCCTTCTCGGAGAAAATGGGGCGGGGAAAAGTACCCTGATGGGCATTCTTTCCGGGGTTTACCAGCCGACGGAGGGAACAATCGTGTTGGAGGGTTCCCCTGTCTGTTTCGATTCCGCCAGGGATGCCATCCTCAACGGCATCGGGATGGTCTATCAGCATTTTATGCTGGTGCCGAAACTGACGGTTGCGGAGAATATCATGCTTGGGATCAAACGGCCGAAGGAGCCGCTTCTGCAGATCGATAAGGCATCGGAACAGATCGTTGCTTTTGCCCGTACATATGACATGGATTTAGACCCGGAACAGAAGGTCGCTTCCCTGACCGTCGGACAGCAGCAGCGGGTTGAGATTGTAAAGGCTCTTTTTCGCGGGGCGAAGGTCCTTGTTCTTGATGAGCCTACGGCGGTCCTTACACCGAAAGAGACCCATGAGCTTTTCAGTATGATCAAGATGCTTACCGATCAGAACTTTTCCGTTATCTTTATAAGCCATAAGATCGACGAGGTTATTGAGATCAGCAATCGTATTTCCGTGCTTCGGCGGGGGAAACTTGAAGCAACCATCGATAACGAGGGAGTTTCCAAGAAAGAATTGGCCGGTCTCATGGTCGGCCGCGATGTTTCCTTCTGTGTTGAGAAAACTCCCTGCTGTCCGGGAAATTCCGTCCTTGCCCTTGAAGGGGTGGGGCTAAAGGACCGCGAAGGTCGAGCGCTCCTGAAGGATGTGAACTTTGAGGTACACGAAGGGGAAATTTTAGGGGTAGCCGGTGTCGATGGAAACGGGCAGGACGAATTACTCGAGGTGATAACGGGTCTTCGATCCGCCTCGGAAGGATCGGTCTGCATCGTCGGCCAGGAGGTCCTGGGCAAAAGTCCCCGCCAGATCCTGGAAATGGGCTTGGCTCATATCCCTGCGGACCGGCAAGCCCGCGGCCTTGTGCTGAACATGGATATCAAAGAGAATTTTATTATCAATGATTATTACCGCTCTCCGCATAGTAAACGGGATATCATTTCCTGGCCCTTTGTCAGAAAACATACGAAAGAAAACATCGAGCGCTTCGATGTTAGAACCTCTTCCATCGATACCCCGGTCTCGACCCTTTCGGGGGGAAATCAGCAAAAGCTGATTCTTGCCAGGGAGCTTCATGGCAAACCGGTCCTTTTGGCCGCAATGCATGCCACCCGGGGGCTCGATGTGGGGGCCATTGAATATGTACATCAACGGATACTCGAACAGCGTGCGGCGGGAACCGCGATCCTGTATATTTCGACAGAGTTGGAAGAGCTTATGAGCCTTTCAGATAGGATTGCCGTGATGTTCAGGGGGGAAATCATGGGGATTGTTCGGCCCGAAGAAGTGACAATTGATCAAATTGGGCTTATGATGGCAGGAAGCATAACGTAA
- a CDS encoding amidohydrolase family protein produces MYDLVIKQGNIHGNGTMDLGIKEGFIAEKAARITGAGRKIIDASGKTVFPGFVDMHTHLDKAMTAGRIHNYSGTLLEAIKSMNAYFRNVDEEELYENGCNMVEMAIEAGTSILRSHITLERFTGMKLWESACRIREHYKDEITIQLVAFPGAVEKIVPGDAVYELLEKAIEAGADAIGGCPTLSNNHRELTDTLFRLAETSGLPIDLHVDESEEANADALDYLAEKTMEYGMGGRVTAGHCTSLSAMDADAAARVIEKVASSGVNVVTLPSCNLFLMGRSDTKNRRRGTTRITELIEAGVPVAVASDNIRDPFRPFGNGDPLEELLLTAQVAQLDPYSRSQDLLAMITETPAWAMGITNYGLKQGCRADMVIVDAPNPVEALIGGKSRRTVIHGGVVIRG; encoded by the coding sequence ATGTATGATTTAGTAATCAAGCAGGGTAATATTCACGGAAACGGAACAATGGATCTTGGCATCAAGGAGGGATTCATTGCGGAAAAGGCTGCCCGCATCACAGGAGCCGGCCGAAAGATTATTGATGCTTCAGGAAAAACCGTTTTCCCCGGCTTTGTCGACATGCACACCCATCTTGATAAAGCAATGACCGCCGGTCGCATCCATAATTACTCAGGCACCCTATTAGAAGCGATTAAAAGTATGAACGCCTACTTCAGGAACGTCGATGAAGAGGAGTTATATGAAAACGGCTGTAACATGGTTGAAATGGCGATCGAAGCCGGGACCTCGATACTGAGAAGCCATATTACCCTTGAACGTTTCACCGGCATGAAGCTCTGGGAAAGCGCCTGCAGGATACGCGAACACTATAAGGATGAGATTACGATTCAATTGGTCGCCTTCCCCGGAGCCGTAGAAAAGATTGTTCCCGGAGATGCCGTATATGAGCTATTGGAAAAAGCCATAGAAGCAGGAGCCGATGCGATCGGCGGCTGTCCCACCTTGAGTAACAATCATCGGGAGCTTACCGACACACTCTTTCGTCTTGCGGAGACAAGCGGCCTTCCTATCGACCTGCATGTGGACGAAAGCGAGGAAGCAAATGCCGATGCCCTCGACTATCTTGCCGAGAAAACCATGGAATACGGGATGGGCGGCCGTGTGACGGCGGGCCACTGTACCTCTCTTTCGGCAATGGATGCGGATGCAGCGGCACGAGTGATCGAAAAGGTTGCCAGCTCCGGCGTCAATGTGGTAACACTGCCCTCCTGCAATCTTTTTCTCATGGGACGCAGCGATACCAAGAATCGCCGTCGGGGTACGACCAGAATCACAGAACTCATTGAAGCGGGGGTGCCGGTGGCGGTAGCCTCGGATAACATCAGAGACCCTTTTCGCCCCTTCGGCAACGGAGATCCCCTTGAAGAGTTGCTCCTCACCGCTCAGGTGGCCCAGCTTGACCCCTACAGCCGCAGCCAGGATCTGCTGGCAATGATCACCGAAACCCCGGCTTGGGCAATGGGTATAACGAATTATGGACTAAAGCAGGGGTGTAGAGCCGATATGGTAATCGTAGATGCTCCCAATCCGGTTGAGGCTCTCATCGGCGGGAAAAGCAGGCGAACGGTGATTCACGGAGGTGTGGTAATTAGGGGGTAG
- a CDS encoding BMP family protein codes for MKKGLLLLLAVLLLPVVSFAEGQKEEASGDQLKVAALLPGPINDGGWNTNMYDSLKLMEKELGAKIAYTERTPASDYEEIFRGYAASGYNIVFGHGFEFGEPAEKVAKEFPEVTFIITSTSISQPPNLGSFLVDDFQCGFVQGAVAAILSKSRIVGYVGGMEIPPIVNQSKGFVAGAKYVDKSIDAKALLTGSFEDIAKAKEMSKSLIAEGADILVADADESNHGVIEAVEEAGALVIGSSGDIYETVPDARDVILTSMTENMPKGLTVLAKSVVDGTFEAKNYIIGLHDGAVALAPFRDNANLVSADQKAQIDKIIQDLRDGTIDLNQYK; via the coding sequence ATGAAAAAAGGATTATTGTTGTTACTGGCTGTTTTACTTCTTCCCGTCGTATCTTTTGCGGAAGGACAAAAGGAGGAAGCGTCCGGTGATCAATTGAAGGTTGCGGCCCTTTTACCTGGTCCCATCAATGATGGCGGATGGAACACCAACATGTATGATTCTCTTAAGCTTATGGAAAAGGAGCTTGGTGCAAAAATTGCCTATACCGAGCGAACCCCGGCATCCGACTACGAGGAGATTTTCCGGGGCTATGCCGCAAGCGGATATAACATTGTATTCGGACATGGTTTTGAGTTCGGTGAACCGGCGGAAAAGGTGGCAAAAGAGTTCCCCGAGGTTACCTTTATCATCACCAGCACCAGCATAAGCCAGCCTCCCAATTTAGGTTCCTTTCTTGTCGACGATTTCCAGTGCGGATTTGTCCAGGGGGCTGTTGCGGCGATCCTCTCAAAGAGCAGAATCGTCGGTTATGTCGGTGGCATGGAGATTCCACCCATCGTGAATCAGAGCAAGGGCTTTGTCGCCGGTGCGAAGTATGTCGATAAGTCTATCGATGCCAAGGCGCTCTTGACCGGTAGTTTCGAAGACATCGCCAAGGCGAAAGAGATGTCAAAATCCCTTATTGCCGAAGGTGCCGATATCCTCGTGGCGGATGCCGACGAATCGAACCACGGTGTGATCGAGGCGGTTGAAGAGGCCGGAGCTCTCGTTATCGGAAGTTCAGGCGACATCTACGAAACAGTCCCCGATGCACGAGATGTTATCCTGACGAGCATGACCGAGAATATGCCGAAAGGTTTGACTGTTCTTGCCAAGTCGGTCGTCGACGGCACCTTTGAGGCAAAGAACTATATTATCGGTTTGCATGACGGGGCCGTTGCCCTTGCCCCGTTTCGGGATAACGCGAACCTTGTTTCCGCCGATCAAAAGGCACAGATCGATAAAATCATACAGGATCTGAGAGACGGCACCATCGATCTGAATCAGTATAAGTAG
- a CDS encoding ABC transporter permease, with amino-acid sequence MELLSYLLATDLRMAAPILIAALGLLFMEKSGVVNIGCEGMMLFGTFFGVFFARLSGSPWIGLLFAGMTGMVIGLFFAFIVVTLRANQIVTGIALNIIAQGATSTLNRLIFGVSSQAANAPGFEVVPIPLLSKIPVIGDSLFNQMGPIYLALLLVPLIRWFMMKTTIGLKIRAVGEHPHSADTAGINVRSVRYGSILAGSFLVGAAGGFLSLGILSLFSENMVSGRGYIALAVIIFGKWNSWGVLAAALVFGLGDAVQIKMQTAGSSIPYQFLMMLPYILTILALSGFVGKAESPAASGKPFRNDEL; translated from the coding sequence ATGGAACTTCTTAGTTATCTACTGGCGACCGATCTGCGAATGGCCGCTCCTATTCTCATTGCCGCTCTTGGCCTTCTTTTTATGGAAAAAAGCGGTGTAGTCAATATCGGTTGCGAGGGGATGATGCTCTTCGGGACCTTTTTCGGTGTTTTCTTTGCCCGGCTTTCAGGCTCACCCTGGATAGGCTTGCTTTTTGCCGGAATGACCGGGATGGTCATTGGCCTCTTTTTTGCATTCATTGTGGTTACCCTGCGGGCCAATCAGATTGTGACGGGGATAGCCCTAAACATCATTGCTCAGGGGGCCACCTCGACCCTGAATCGGCTTATCTTCGGCGTTTCAAGCCAGGCGGCCAATGCGCCGGGCTTTGAGGTCGTCCCTATCCCTCTGCTTTCGAAGATTCCCGTTATAGGAGATTCTCTCTTTAACCAGATGGGGCCCATCTATCTCGCTCTGCTTCTTGTTCCTTTGATCCGCTGGTTTATGATGAAGACAACCATAGGTCTGAAGATCCGTGCCGTGGGTGAACATCCCCATTCGGCCGATACCGCAGGAATAAATGTACGCTCTGTTCGCTATGGCAGCATTCTGGCAGGGTCCTTTCTCGTGGGGGCTGCCGGAGGATTCCTTTCTCTTGGGATTCTGAGCCTCTTTTCTGAAAATATGGTGAGCGGAAGAGGATATATCGCTCTGGCCGTCATCATTTTCGGGAAATGGAACTCCTGGGGAGTTCTTGCCGCCGCCCTGGTTTTTGGCCTCGGGGATGCGGTACAGATTAAGATGCAAACGGCCGGTAGTTCAATTCCCTATCAGTTTCTCATGATGCTTCCCTATATCCTGACGATTCTGGCACTTTCCGGTTTTGTCGGAAAAGCGGAATCTCCTGCAGCATCGGGGAAACCCTTTCGCAACGACGAGCTATAG
- a CDS encoding xanthine dehydrogenase family protein molybdopterin-binding subunit, whose amino-acid sequence MRTIGSSVPVHDAQAKVTGACLYTDDLEPADILYAKLLYSKEAHAKIVSVDSTEAEAMEGVVAVLSCFNTTPRFYNSAKRFDEQEVPQDEQIFPRIVQHVGDRVAAVVAERPEQALRALKAIKVEYEPLPAIFDPEEALALEDSSGLYAKISTSGGDLEAGFSQADAVFEGRKETEAIHHLALEPHSVIAECRNGKKATVWTSTQTTFAVRMLLSELFGFPRSRIRVVKPVMGGGFGAKIPMILEPVALAAAIKTGRPVKLTLSRKEAFFATRMRHASKTRIKTGVKKDGTIVAQDITILFNGGAYCTQSINVGAATVHDIVNCFRTPNIKVTALPVRTNLPVAGAMRGYGSPQMHFALQTHLAQVARQLGIDFYAFLERNLVRPDALSPVGGRSLGNPRPLDCLHRGGELFGWKAKSALPREVGKNRFRGVGIGVGTHGNGVFGAHLDYTGIRVRMNEDDTVLLFTGSHDMGNGSVTVQKMIVSQELNVPLERIEAVESDTENCPYNLGDYASRGVFVSAEAARRAAISLRALILEKGGGLTGRPSAELSLGTEALLGADGKALMSRKDLFRRINQELQQDLEVTESWANAAGRTSYGVHFAEVEVDGNSGEVDILSYVAVHDVGKVLNRQGIEGQLEGGIHMSTGYALSEELRFDEKGAVVNGSLGRYNIIRASRMPKELIVDFIEEGEEPGPYGAKSIGECAAVPGAAAIANAVADALGVEVDHIPLTPKRVLALLSLKNGDDICPA is encoded by the coding sequence ATGAGAACCATCGGATCAAGCGTTCCTGTCCATGATGCGCAGGCAAAGGTAACAGGTGCCTGCTTGTATACCGACGATTTGGAGCCTGCGGATATCCTTTATGCCAAGTTGCTTTATTCAAAAGAGGCGCATGCAAAGATTGTATCTGTCGACAGCACTGAGGCCGAGGCAATGGAAGGTGTGGTTGCCGTCCTCTCCTGCTTCAATACCACGCCGCGTTTCTACAACAGTGCCAAGCGCTTTGATGAGCAGGAGGTGCCCCAGGATGAGCAGATCTTTCCCCGAATCGTCCAGCATGTGGGCGACAGGGTTGCCGCGGTGGTTGCCGAACGTCCTGAACAGGCTTTGCGGGCCTTAAAGGCAATCAAGGTGGAATACGAGCCGCTTCCTGCTATTTTTGATCCGGAAGAGGCCCTTGCCCTGGAAGATAGTTCCGGATTATATGCGAAGATTTCGACCTCCGGCGGCGATCTCGAAGCCGGCTTCTCCCAGGCCGATGCCGTTTTCGAGGGAAGGAAAGAGACCGAGGCCATACACCATCTCGCCTTAGAGCCCCACTCGGTGATTGCCGAATGCCGGAACGGAAAGAAAGCCACCGTCTGGACCAGTACCCAGACGACCTTTGCGGTAAGGATGCTCCTTTCCGAACTCTTCGGATTTCCCAGAAGTCGAATCAGGGTTGTTAAACCGGTCATGGGCGGTGGATTCGGTGCAAAGATACCGATGATTCTCGAACCCGTGGCCCTTGCCGCGGCGATCAAAACCGGCAGGCCTGTTAAGCTCACCCTTTCGCGAAAAGAGGCCTTTTTTGCCACACGAATGCGGCATGCGTCCAAAACAAGGATCAAAACCGGGGTAAAGAAAGACGGTACCATTGTCGCACAGGATATCACCATACTCTTCAACGGGGGGGCTTACTGTACTCAAAGCATCAACGTCGGTGCAGCTACGGTCCACGATATCGTAAATTGCTTCAGGACCCCCAACATCAAGGTAACGGCGCTTCCCGTGCGGACAAATCTCCCGGTTGCCGGGGCCATGCGCGGTTACGGATCGCCTCAGATGCACTTTGCCCTCCAGACCCACCTCGCCCAGGTTGCGCGGCAGTTGGGGATCGACTTTTATGCCTTTCTCGAACGTAATCTCGTGCGCCCTGATGCGCTCTCTCCCGTGGGAGGGAGAAGTCTCGGAAACCCCAGACCCCTTGATTGTCTGCACAGGGGTGGGGAGCTATTCGGCTGGAAGGCCAAAAGCGCATTGCCCAGGGAGGTCGGAAAGAATCGCTTTCGCGGTGTCGGTATCGGGGTCGGAACCCATGGGAATGGGGTCTTCGGTGCTCATCTTGACTATACCGGTATCAGGGTCCGGATGAACGAGGACGATACGGTGCTTCTTTTTACCGGTAGTCACGATATGGGCAACGGATCGGTAACGGTCCAGAAGATGATCGTCAGCCAGGAACTCAACGTTCCTCTGGAGCGAATTGAGGCGGTGGAATCGGATACCGAAAACTGTCCCTACAACCTTGGCGACTATGCCAGCCGCGGCGTCTTTGTCTCTGCCGAGGCGGCAAGGAGGGCAGCCATTTCTCTGCGGGCTTTAATCCTCGAAAAGGGAGGGGGCCTGACCGGTCGCCCTTCGGCAGAGCTCTCCTTGGGGACCGAGGCCCTTTTGGGAGCTGATGGAAAGGCCCTTATGAGCCGGAAGGATCTGTTTCGGCGGATCAATCAGGAGTTGCAGCAGGATCTGGAGGTAACCGAAAGCTGGGCGAATGCGGCGGGACGTACCTCCTACGGCGTCCATTTTGCCGAGGTTGAGGTCGACGGTAACAGCGGGGAGGTTGATATCCTCTCCTACGTGGCGGTCCACGATGTGGGTAAGGTCTTGAACCGACAGGGTATTGAGGGGCAGCTCGAGGGTGGGATTCATATGTCCACGGGCTACGCTTTGAGTGAGGAACTCCGTTTCGATGAAAAGGGTGCCGTGGTAAATGGTTCTCTCGGACGTTACAATATCATTCGTGCGAGTCGGATGCCGAAAGAGCTGATTGTCGATTTCATCGAAGAAGGGGAAGAACCTGGCCCCTACGGAGCAAAAAGTATCGGCGAATGCGCTGCTGTTCCCGGGGCTGCGGCGATTGCCAATGCTGTTGCGGACGCCCTTGGGGTCGAGGTCGACCACATCCCCCTTACACCGAAGCGGGTACTTGCCCTCCTTTCCTTAAAGAACGGCGATGATATATGTCCGGCTTGA
- a CDS encoding ABC transporter permease — MNRRLNTILMQCVSITVAFVLGAVVIKMIGISPLFAYGALLNGSFGSINAIGETLVKMTPLILTGLSYAFAARAGLINIGAEGQLYIGGILATLVGSNFAGLPMIIHVPFAVAAAFAGGAVWGGLVGLLKVKFGANEIITTVMLNYIAIYLVSFLVTGPMKAPPGTMPESRPILDSAHLVRILPGTRLHIGIFIAILALLFYYFFIFKMRQGYEMRVVGNNMESARAAGMRPQRTMVLAMLLAGGMGGLAGGVEILGIQGRLLQSFSPGYGFDGIAVALVGVNNPVGIVLGALLFGFLRAGGNRMQLVAQVPVSVIYVVQGLVITFVIIGQNLHVFQKVGVNRPFRRKTGDGPAPEVL; from the coding sequence ATGAACAGACGATTGAACACTATTCTTATGCAGTGTGTCTCTATCACTGTGGCTTTTGTCCTTGGTGCCGTCGTGATCAAAATGATCGGGATATCACCGCTTTTTGCCTATGGTGCGCTCCTTAACGGCTCTTTCGGAAGCATCAATGCAATCGGAGAAACTCTCGTTAAGATGACGCCCCTTATCCTCACGGGCTTAAGTTACGCCTTTGCCGCCAGAGCCGGACTTATCAACATCGGAGCGGAAGGACAGCTCTATATCGGGGGAATTTTAGCCACCCTTGTCGGCTCCAACTTTGCCGGACTGCCTATGATTATTCATGTGCCTTTTGCCGTTGCCGCTGCTTTTGCAGGCGGAGCAGTATGGGGCGGGTTGGTTGGTCTTCTCAAAGTAAAGTTTGGCGCCAATGAAATCATCACGACGGTGATGCTCAACTATATCGCCATCTATCTGGTGAGCTTTCTCGTTACCGGTCCGATGAAGGCTCCCCCGGGGACCATGCCCGAGAGCCGACCGATTCTCGATTCGGCACACTTGGTGCGGATACTACCTGGGACAAGGCTTCATATCGGCATCTTCATTGCCATTCTTGCTCTGCTTTTTTACTATTTTTTCATATTTAAGATGCGGCAGGGTTATGAAATGCGGGTTGTAGGGAACAACATGGAGTCGGCCCGGGCCGCGGGTATGCGACCCCAGCGTACAATGGTTCTTGCTATGCTTCTTGCCGGAGGAATGGGGGGTCTTGCAGGTGGCGTTGAGATCCTTGGAATCCAGGGACGCCTGCTGCAATCCTTTAGTCCCGGCTACGGATTCGACGGTATTGCCGTTGCTCTGGTTGGGGTGAACAACCCTGTCGGCATCGTTCTTGGAGCCTTGCTTTTCGGCTTTCTTCGAGCCGGAGGCAACAGAATGCAGCTGGTTGCCCAGGTACCGGTTTCGGTTATCTACGTCGTTCAGGGATTGGTTATTACCTTTGTGATCATCGGTCAGAATCTGCATGTTTTTCAAAAGGTCGGGGTAAACCGCCCCTTTCGTCGGAAGACTGGGGACGGTCCTGCCCCGGAGGTGCTCTGA
- a CDS encoding GntR family transcriptional regulator, giving the protein MKEYGPQGKKFPKYKVIKHYLLQRIKEMKPGDNRLETEEVLSEKMGVSKATVRQAMDELINEDLITRQQGKGVFGHPRVGELKMHLGLWANFRDYLSRAGYRVSVTQSPFRVDIASKHMVARAPSLEGAHVYAFDWIYYANDKPVIVCRIEVPMDLVINPLQSEVPPLTLKESLKRLSGKNFSYAISWLRSSLDREAARLFALDDMTAFLVWDENFFDLYDNHLCYNEILFHPDYLDFSIICHF; this is encoded by the coding sequence ATGAAGGAGTATGGACCACAAGGAAAGAAGTTCCCAAAATATAAAGTTATCAAGCACTACCTGTTGCAGCGGATTAAGGAGATGAAGCCGGGAGATAACCGTTTGGAAACGGAAGAGGTCCTATCGGAAAAGATGGGAGTGAGCAAGGCGACGGTCCGGCAGGCAATGGATGAGCTGATTAACGAGGACTTAATAACACGGCAGCAGGGGAAAGGTGTATTCGGCCATCCCCGAGTCGGGGAATTGAAAATGCATCTTGGCCTCTGGGCCAATTTTCGGGATTACCTTTCCCGGGCGGGATATCGGGTGTCCGTAACTCAATCTCCGTTTCGGGTAGATATCGCCTCGAAGCATATGGTCGCACGAGCTCCATCTCTTGAGGGGGCTCATGTGTATGCCTTCGACTGGATTTATTATGCAAACGACAAACCCGTTATCGTTTGCAGGATCGAGGTTCCCATGGATCTTGTTATCAATCCCCTTCAATCCGAGGTTCCTCCGCTTACCCTTAAAGAGAGCTTGAAGAGGCTGAGCGGGAAAAATTTTTCCTATGCCATCAGCTGGCTTCGCAGTTCTCTTGACAGGGAGGCTGCCAGGCTCTTCGCTCTTGATGATATGACCGCTTTTTTGGTATGGGATGAAAATTTTTTCGATTTGTACGATAATCATCTTTGTTATAACGAGATTCTGTTTCATCCCGATTATCTCGATTTTTCGATTATCTGCCATTTTTAG